In Spirochaetae bacterium HGW-Spirochaetae-1, the genomic stretch GAAACTGATGCCTTGATGGCCATTCTCCATGAATTAAAGGCTGTATTTCCGCTGCTCCGGCACGTGGGGACTTATGTAGGTCCCCTGAGCACGCTTAAAAAGTCACTACCCGAATTAAAAGCCCTGAGAGAGCAGGGACTTACCAAGGCGTACCTGGGCGTTGAAACGGGTAATGATAAACTTCTGGAAGAGATTCATAAGGGTGTAAATCGTGCCGATATGTTAAAAGCGGGTCAGAACCTTGTGGAGGCGGGAATCAATCTTTCGGCCATGGTGCTGCTGGGGATTTCAGGTGAGGACAAAGCAAGCGTGGATCATGCAATTGATACGGCGGAAATCTGCAATGCCATGAGGCCAAACTATCTTGCGGCTCTCACCGTGACTCCCGTTCCCGGAACAATTCTATACAACCGGGTCAGAAACGGCACTTTCCATGTTCTGGAACCTCTGGAAACATTGAAGGAAATGAAAATGATGTTTGAAAATATAACCATCGATAATCTTAAATTCGTTGGAGTCCATGCGTCGAACTACCTTCCCGTAAACGGCACTCTTCAGCGGGATAAGAAAAAAATGATTGAGACTGTCGACAAGGTGCTCAGAGAGGGTGATCGGGCCATACTGAGAGATGAATCCATGCGGGGACTGTAATTCCATCATGACAATAAATTCATCGGGGTTAAGGGCCTTGTTGCTGCGGCGTACCTCGAAATGAAGATGGGCCCCCGACGAGAGTCCCGTTGTTCCCACCTTACCGATGAGATCCCCTTTTCTCACCCTGATGCCGGGTTTTATGAGAATTTCCGAGAGATGGCCATAATACGTGGTAAGGTCTTTTTCGTGCTCTACTACGATAAGATTGCCGTAGCCATTGCGGTTGAACTCAGCCTTACGGATGATGCCGTCGGCCGCGGCCTTTACCGGTGTGCCGATAGGGGCGGCAATATCAATACCCTTGTGAAAGGATTGCCGTTTCTTTGTGACGGGATGAACTCGATATCCGAAATTGCTGCTTCTTTTTCCTTCAATGGGCAACAGGAGGGTACTTTGTTTTCCTGTTGATTCTTTTTTTTCCGAATCGTCGGGCTTTGCGAGGTCTTTTTTATCAGCTGGTATATCCTTCTGGATAAAGGCGCCGAATGCCCAACCCTCGTCATTGTTCTCTCTTTTTACCAGGAACCATCGTGCTGCCACACCGTTTATCGTTTCATTCTCTTCGGATTGAGCCAATAGTTGAACTTTTTCTCTGAATGTCAGATTACCCACAACTTCACTGGACGTGGTCTGCCATGATCGCAGGCGTACGGAATCGGTATTCACATAGGCATAGACCGGCTCAGGGACCTTTTTTTTCGAGTGGATATGATCCGTATCCGTGATATCGGTAATCTTGTCGAGATCCACGGGATTATCAATCTGGGTATGACTGTCCTCGCCCAGACGTCCGTTAATATCATTCATGAATGCTTTCATTTTTTTCAACAGATCCTGTTTTCTTTTCATATCCTGTGTATATTGTTTATTCACCATATCTTTTTGTTTTTTCCGCTGAGCTTCAAAAATTGTTTCGGAATGAAGCATAAGAGGCATGGCCAGTAAAAGAATTATGGAAAGGACCTGTTTTAGTTTCATGTATTTATTTCTCCCGCTCATGTATGTATTTATCATCGAATACATGCATATATTTCTTTACTGAAGAAAAGTCGTTCCTGAATATACTTGACATAAAAGCCGCTGAGGACTGTTTAATATATCATTATACCTTATGAATGCCGGAATGACAATGAAAAAACCGTCAGCATATTTACTCCACTGCAGCATTGCAGTATTATTTATTCTGGTGCCTCTGCAGCGGAGCGGTATGGCCATGGAGCAGATTATCATGGGCAGGACCGCATATATCCCCCTCAGCCACCTGGAACTCAACCGTGAGTACCGGGTTGCCGGCAGTACCGATACTCTCCCGGAAAAATCCTTCGATTTCAATGGTTTCGGTTTCAAGGTGGAATACAACCGGAGGTACGGAAGATTCTGTCTCAGCACCGGTCTCGAGTGGGATGTTCTTCTGGGGCTTAATGAAAACAGCGGCATCCGGATACACTATTTCATTCCCGATGTTTCCGTGAAACTGTTCCTGATCAAGAACATTGACTTCTATTTCGGCGCAGGACTGGCAGCCAGGGTTCCGGTAAACAAGGTGCAACTGGGGCCCATAAATTATGACCGGCACACCGATCTATGGGGCAGGTTTATCCTGGGATATTC encodes the following:
- a CDS encoding radical SAM protein; amino-acid sequence: MRYEGAIFRPFSEASSYLLQCTIGCSHNKCTFCGMYKDKKYRVRALDEIIDDIHAAGRHYPDTEKVFLIDGDAIEMETDALMAILHELKAVFPLLRHVGTYVGPLSTLKKSLPELKALREQGLTKAYLGVETGNDKLLEEIHKGVNRADMLKAGQNLVEAGINLSAMVLLGISGEDKASVDHAIDTAEICNAMRPNYLAALTVTPVPGTILYNRVRNGTFHVLEPLETLKEMKMMFENITIDNLKFVGVHASNYLPVNGTLQRDKKKMIETVDKVLREGDRAILRDESMRGL